One window from the genome of Rhodopirellula halodulae encodes:
- the pgl gene encoding 6-phosphogluconolactonase, producing MPIFETLDDLSNSAADAFCKLATETIEQRGVFRVTLSGGSTPKRLYELLAKKELPWDKIEFYWGDERNVTADHSDSNYRMVREALLSHLPQESLRAFPVPVDPDNPAASAEAYEKTLRETFAGQDTPTWDLALLGMGDDAHTASLFPETEAISETDRWFVENWVAKMETYRYTLTAPAINSARNKWFLIGGANKRQALASVRSQASDLPVALFPSRLVESPEWFITRDAVFEA from the coding sequence GTGCCAATCTTTGAAACCCTTGACGACCTTTCTAATTCAGCCGCCGATGCATTTTGCAAACTTGCAACCGAAACGATCGAGCAACGCGGGGTTTTCCGGGTCACACTCTCCGGCGGATCCACCCCCAAACGCCTCTACGAGTTGCTGGCCAAGAAGGAGCTGCCCTGGGACAAGATTGAGTTCTACTGGGGCGACGAACGGAACGTGACCGCCGATCACTCGGACAGCAACTACCGAATGGTTCGCGAAGCATTGCTTTCCCACCTGCCGCAAGAATCGCTGCGTGCCTTCCCAGTTCCGGTGGACCCTGACAACCCTGCCGCCTCCGCCGAAGCCTATGAAAAAACGTTGCGAGAAACCTTCGCGGGGCAAGACACACCAACGTGGGACTTGGCGTTGCTCGGTATGGGTGACGATGCCCACACGGCCTCGCTGTTTCCCGAAACCGAAGCCATCAGTGAAACCGATCGCTGGTTCGTCGAAAACTGGGTCGCCAAGATGGAAACTTACCGTTACACGCTGACGGCCCCTGCCATCAACTCGGCACGGAACAAATGGTTTCTCATTGGCGGTGCCAACAAACGTCAAGCCTTGGCCAGTGTTCGCAGCCAAGCCAGTGACCTTCCCGTCGCGCTCTTTCCATCCCGCTTGGTGGAATCGCCCGAATGGTTCATCACGCGAGATGCCGTTTTCGAAGCGTGA
- a CDS encoding DUF4112 domain-containing protein, with product MKSSKSKLTGETAVLTELQLSHPSLRWVDRYSRLLDTRFRIPGTRVRFGLDFLLGLVPGAGDAISMGLSGVLIATMAKNGASPKLVLRMLCNVGLDALVGTIPVLGNVFDLFYKANHRNLLLLRQYYVEDKHRGSVWPILMGIVAALVLFLALMVMIFVWLLSQVSAWFAGLTAA from the coding sequence ATGAAATCATCGAAATCAAAGTTGACGGGCGAAACCGCTGTTCTGACTGAATTGCAGCTCAGTCATCCATCGTTGCGTTGGGTGGATCGCTACAGTCGTCTGCTGGACACTCGTTTCCGGATCCCCGGAACCAGGGTTCGGTTTGGGTTGGACTTCCTACTCGGCTTGGTGCCCGGTGCGGGGGACGCGATCAGCATGGGGTTGTCCGGTGTGCTGATCGCCACAATGGCGAAAAACGGGGCCAGCCCCAAATTGGTTCTGCGGATGCTATGCAACGTGGGGCTGGACGCTTTGGTGGGTACCATTCCGGTTCTAGGGAATGTCTTTGACTTGTTTTACAAGGCCAATCACCGCAATCTGTTGCTTCTGCGGCAATACTATGTCGAAGACAAGCATCGCGGCAGCGTCTGGCCCATTTTGATGGGGATCGTCGCGGCCTTGGTGCTGTTTCTCGCTTTGATGGTGATGATCTTCGTCTGGCTGCTGAGCCAAGTATCAGCATGGTTCGCCGGACTTACCGCGGCGTGA
- a CDS encoding ABC-F family ATP-binding cassette domain-containing protein, with product MAVLIQLRDAEKRFGDQVLLDGANVSLVDDVKVGFVGRNGAGKSTLLKVLLGEEELEKGEVIHHPNLRIGYLRQHDPFHEGESALDFLMRDSGEPEWRCGQVAGQFELKGDYLEGPVKALSGGWQTRVKLAALLLHDPNLLMLDEPTNFLDLRTQILLEHFLRDFGKAALIVSHDRAFLKATCSQTLELSRGQLTMFPGKIHDFLEYREERREHERRVNATVVAKQKQLQRFIDKNRANASTASQARSKAKQLERLQTTEIVGDEPTVHMRAPRVQPRQGTAVRCDGLAIGYPGHVVAEDITLEIEHGQRAAIVGDNGQGKTTMLRTLVHSLDPIEGNLKWGHGIEIGTYAQHVYTTLDERQTILEHLEYSSDPETTRQDVLAMAGALLFRDEQINKKIKVLSGGERARVCMASLLLSTCNVLVLDEPGNHLDVETVEALAEALKLFQGTVIFTSHDRHFMAEVATNVIEVRDRRVRNYFGSYASYCEAVEKEIEEGERLRNANSKANGTAPKTGTAKASQDSRRDQKEQRKREKEVKNLERKIAKLDDDKKELNAKLLNETNPEEAVRLHEQIQTIEAELGEAEDRWMELSADAWE from the coding sequence ATGGCCGTTTTAATTCAGCTCCGTGACGCCGAGAAACGTTTTGGCGATCAAGTCTTGCTAGACGGTGCAAACGTGTCCCTGGTGGACGATGTCAAAGTCGGATTTGTCGGACGAAACGGTGCCGGGAAATCGACGCTTCTCAAGGTGCTCTTGGGTGAGGAGGAGCTGGAAAAAGGTGAGGTGATTCACCACCCCAATTTGAGGATTGGTTACCTGCGTCAGCACGATCCGTTTCATGAAGGCGAATCAGCCCTCGACTTTTTGATGCGAGACAGCGGTGAACCCGAATGGCGTTGCGGACAAGTCGCGGGCCAATTCGAACTGAAAGGCGACTACCTGGAGGGTCCGGTGAAAGCCCTCTCCGGAGGATGGCAAACGCGAGTCAAATTGGCGGCGCTGTTGTTGCACGATCCCAACCTACTGATGCTGGACGAACCAACCAACTTCTTGGATCTTCGCACCCAAATCCTGCTGGAACACTTCTTGCGTGACTTTGGAAAAGCCGCGTTGATCGTCAGCCACGACCGTGCCTTCCTAAAAGCCACCTGCTCCCAAACGTTGGAATTGTCCCGCGGGCAACTGACCATGTTCCCGGGCAAGATCCACGACTTTTTGGAATACCGCGAAGAACGGCGAGAACACGAACGCCGCGTCAACGCCACCGTGGTCGCCAAACAGAAGCAATTGCAACGGTTCATCGACAAGAACCGCGCCAACGCCTCCACCGCCAGCCAGGCACGCAGCAAAGCCAAGCAATTGGAACGATTGCAAACGACCGAGATCGTTGGCGACGAACCCACCGTGCACATGCGTGCCCCGCGTGTCCAGCCGCGACAGGGCACCGCGGTACGCTGCGACGGATTGGCAATTGGCTACCCCGGCCATGTCGTCGCGGAAGACATCACCTTGGAAATCGAACACGGTCAACGCGCCGCCATCGTGGGTGACAACGGCCAAGGAAAAACGACGATGCTGCGGACGTTGGTCCACTCGCTGGATCCAATCGAAGGCAACCTGAAATGGGGTCATGGCATCGAAATCGGCACCTACGCCCAACACGTCTACACGACGCTGGATGAACGGCAGACCATCCTGGAGCACTTGGAGTATTCGTCCGACCCGGAAACCACTCGCCAAGACGTGCTCGCCATGGCCGGGGCGTTGCTTTTTCGCGACGAGCAAATCAACAAGAAAATCAAGGTACTTTCAGGCGGTGAACGCGCTCGAGTCTGCATGGCCAGCCTGTTGCTCAGCACCTGCAACGTGCTGGTCTTGGACGAACCCGGAAACCACCTCGATGTCGAAACCGTGGAAGCTTTGGCCGAAGCCCTCAAGCTCTTCCAAGGCACAGTGATCTTCACCAGTCACGACCGCCACTTTATGGCCGAAGTCGCCACCAACGTCATCGAAGTTCGCGACCGTCGCGTTCGCAATTACTTCGGCAGCTACGCGAGCTACTGCGAAGCCGTTGAAAAGGAAATCGAAGAAGGCGAACGACTCCGCAATGCCAACTCGAAGGCAAATGGAACCGCTCCTAAAACGGGAACCGCCAAAGCCAGCCAAGACTCACGCCGCGACCAAAAAGAACAACGCAAGCGTGAAAAAGAGGTCAAAAACCTCGAGCGAAAAATTGCCAAGCTGGATGATGACAAGAAAGAGCTCAACGCGAAGCTTCTCAACGAGACCAACCCAGAAGAAGCGGTCCGGCTGCACGAGCAAATTCAAACGATCGAAGCGGAGCTTGGCGAAGCCGAAGATCGATGGATGGAACTCAGCGCCGACGCGTGGGAGTGA
- the panB gene encoding 3-methyl-2-oxobutanoate hydroxymethyltransferase, whose translation MTDKEKRNPRVTTRTLQRMRERGDRITMLTAYDFPTAKILDEAGVDVLLVGDTVGMVVQGHSTTLPVTMDQMIYHSEMVGRAAQRAMVVVDLPFPDGQLDILHSVKCGARVLKETQCHAVKLEGGAEQAERIEAMVRAGIPVMAHIGLGPQSVHVLGGYRLQRDIDRLVADAKAAEAAGAFVVLIECVPSQAAAAVTEAISVPTIGIGAGPDVSGQVLVTHDIVGLTSGYTPKFTRSFGDVGLAMREAAQSYCQEVKAGTFPSDSESFE comes from the coding sequence ATGACGGATAAGGAAAAGCGAAACCCGAGGGTCACCACCCGAACCTTGCAACGAATGCGTGAGCGTGGCGATCGAATCACCATGCTCACCGCGTACGATTTTCCCACCGCGAAAATTTTGGATGAGGCGGGAGTCGACGTGTTGCTGGTTGGCGACACCGTAGGAATGGTGGTGCAAGGACACTCCACCACCTTGCCCGTGACGATGGATCAAATGATTTATCACTCCGAAATGGTGGGCCGCGCCGCGCAGCGTGCCATGGTCGTCGTCGACCTGCCTTTTCCTGACGGCCAACTGGACATCCTGCACAGCGTGAAATGCGGCGCACGTGTCCTGAAAGAAACCCAGTGTCACGCGGTCAAATTGGAAGGCGGTGCGGAACAAGCGGAACGCATCGAGGCAATGGTCAGGGCCGGTATCCCCGTCATGGCTCACATTGGACTGGGGCCACAAAGTGTTCACGTACTCGGGGGCTATCGATTGCAACGCGACATCGATCGATTGGTCGCGGATGCCAAAGCCGCTGAGGCGGCGGGTGCCTTCGTTGTGCTGATCGAATGCGTCCCCAGCCAAGCCGCCGCCGCCGTCACCGAGGCGATCAGTGTGCCCACCATCGGCATTGGCGCCGGGCCTGATGTCTCTGGCCAAGTTCTCGTCACGCACGACATTGTTGGGCTGACGTCCGGGTACACGCCAAAGTTCACGCGTTCTTTCGGGGATGTCGGTTTGGCAATGCGAGAAGCCGCTCAATCCTATTGCCAAGAAGTGAAGGCCGGCACCTTCCCAAGCGATTCCGAATCGTTCGAATGA
- the tsaD gene encoding tRNA (adenosine(37)-N6)-threonylcarbamoyltransferase complex transferase subunit TsaD: MTAPETVARESARSQSQELLLSIESTCDETAAAVIERSGRVLGQCIATQETLHEQFNGVVPEIAARAHLERILPVIDTAMKQAGVMGKDLTAVAVADRPGLAGSLLVGVVAAKTLALAWNRPLISLNHLHAHLYACQLIDGAPEDIYPSLGLIVSGGHTSLYLCHTAIELEYLGGTIDDAAGEAFDKVAAMLSLPFPGGVEVAKLAAEGNEKAYSFPRSMIHDEADDFSFSGLKTAVRYAIAGPGRQDFSSLQIPEQVKRDVCASFEAAVVDVLVSKSRRAIKRHRDRSRAGRLIVGGGVAANQRLRRDLQAAADEDGFELLIAPPHLCTDNAVMGAIAWKKLEAGQFASLDLDITPGLQRGF, translated from the coding sequence ATGACGGCTCCTGAGACAGTTGCCAGGGAATCTGCGAGGTCGCAAAGTCAGGAGTTGTTGCTGTCGATTGAGTCGACCTGTGACGAAACGGCGGCAGCGGTCATCGAGCGATCGGGGCGAGTTTTGGGGCAGTGCATCGCAACGCAAGAAACGCTGCACGAGCAGTTCAACGGCGTCGTGCCGGAGATCGCCGCGCGAGCCCACTTGGAACGGATTCTGCCGGTCATCGATACGGCAATGAAACAGGCCGGCGTGATGGGAAAGGACCTGACCGCCGTGGCGGTTGCTGATCGGCCAGGGTTAGCCGGATCGTTGTTGGTCGGGGTGGTGGCGGCGAAAACGTTGGCGCTAGCGTGGAATCGACCGCTGATTTCATTGAACCACCTGCATGCGCACCTGTATGCGTGCCAGTTGATCGACGGAGCACCCGAGGACATTTACCCGTCGTTGGGGCTGATTGTTTCCGGAGGCCACACCAGCCTGTATTTGTGTCATACCGCGATTGAGCTGGAGTATCTGGGCGGCACGATCGATGACGCGGCGGGGGAGGCGTTCGATAAAGTCGCAGCGATGTTGTCACTACCGTTTCCCGGCGGGGTGGAAGTCGCGAAATTGGCGGCGGAGGGCAATGAGAAGGCTTACTCGTTCCCGCGTTCGATGATTCATGACGAGGCAGACGATTTTTCGTTCAGTGGTTTGAAGACCGCCGTGCGTTACGCGATTGCCGGGCCTGGACGCCAGGACTTTTCCAGCTTGCAGATACCCGAGCAGGTCAAACGAGACGTGTGTGCCTCATTCGAAGCTGCCGTAGTCGATGTGTTGGTGTCGAAGTCACGACGAGCGATCAAACGGCACAGGGATCGCAGTAGAGCAGGACGATTGATCGTTGGCGGCGGTGTGGCGGCAAACCAGCGTTTGCGTCGTGATCTGCAAGCGGCAGCTGACGAAGATGGCTTTGAGTTGCTGATCGCGCCACCGCACCTTTGCACTGACAACGCGGTGATGGGCGCGATTGCGTGGAAAAAGTTGGAAGCCGGTCAGTTTGCCAGTCTCGATCTCGATATCACGCCCGGGTTGCAGCGAGGGTTCTAA
- a CDS encoding YheT family hydrolase, which translates to MTFSVHRFDPPSFRPHRWRRGGHLQTLLAPRSSLRADDWKRLQQQIHSRKHRLPVSGGDTLVLHDDEPETWQTNPRGSVLLLHGICGCHAADYMIRFSQRLLQIGIRTFRLDMRGCGESIELCRGITHAGRSEDVLASLQLIGQLTEDTSAPIGAIGTSLGGNQLLRAAGRVGAGLDDPPANWDRIGPLLAIAPPVDLQACSDHMESWTLRFYNRYFITQLLGRAKTTLQMREELGNLLDGPTPKTLRQFDRRITAPMAGFPDERAYYASSSANVVTQHISVPTMIVAAKDDPLVPVRSFTEIEARLPRPVRVLTMPTGGHHGFSQHDGTAWTDDLVAKLFNEAWP; encoded by the coding sequence ATGACCTTTTCAGTGCATCGGTTCGATCCGCCCAGCTTTCGACCTCATCGTTGGCGTCGCGGTGGCCACCTGCAAACCTTGCTCGCGCCCCGTTCCAGCCTTCGTGCTGACGATTGGAAACGCCTGCAGCAACAGATTCATTCAAGAAAGCATCGACTGCCGGTTAGCGGTGGCGACACGTTGGTGCTGCACGATGATGAACCCGAGACCTGGCAAACCAATCCGCGAGGCAGCGTGCTCTTGCTGCATGGTATTTGCGGATGCCACGCGGCAGATTACATGATCCGGTTCTCACAGCGGTTGCTGCAGATTGGCATTCGAACGTTCCGGCTGGACATGCGAGGATGCGGTGAATCCATCGAGCTTTGCCGCGGGATCACCCACGCCGGACGCAGCGAAGATGTCCTGGCGTCTCTTCAGCTAATCGGTCAACTCACGGAAGACACGTCTGCACCCATTGGGGCAATCGGAACTTCCCTGGGAGGCAACCAGCTTCTTCGCGCTGCGGGTCGCGTCGGTGCGGGACTCGACGATCCTCCCGCCAACTGGGATCGCATCGGGCCGCTGCTCGCGATCGCCCCTCCCGTCGATCTGCAAGCCTGCAGCGATCACATGGAATCGTGGACGCTGAGGTTTTACAATCGTTACTTCATCACACAATTGCTTGGCCGAGCCAAAACCACCCTGCAAATGCGGGAAGAACTCGGCAATCTGCTCGATGGCCCAACGCCGAAGACTCTGCGGCAATTCGACCGTCGCATCACGGCCCCGATGGCTGGCTTTCCCGACGAACGAGCCTATTACGCTTCGTCCTCGGCCAATGTGGTGACGCAACACATTTCAGTGCCGACCATGATTGTGGCCGCCAAAGATGATCCGCTGGTCCCCGTGCGATCGTTTACTGAAATCGAAGCCCGACTCCCGCGACCGGTTCGTGTCCTGACCATGCCCACCGGTGGTCACCACGGTTTCTCCCAGCACGACGGGACGGCCTGGACCGACGACCTGGTTGCCAAGTTATTCAACGAGGCTTGGCCATAA
- a CDS encoding 2-oxoglutarate dehydrogenase E1 component: MNSYSLDYIDDLYVQYVRDPSSVSETWRQYFEQFLVGAGARITPPASTASSGDSPSNGSSAGARTVVSPAFANGQPGSSADVSDRTGSTGDQNVDQALWLARIQDRVDQLVREYRVRGHLVATLDPLGLFEHTCPELSPRSHGLSDQDLARPFDSSILENVSGSTLDIILKKLQSTYCRSIGAQFMHIDNRNIRDWLQRRMETTENRLDLSHEVQRRIYTRLADATIFEEFVRRKFVGAKTFSLEGAESLIPLIDLALEKAGQHQVKEVVMAMAHRGRLNVMANILKKRAMNIFWSFDDPTPELSRGGGDVRYHLGYSSDWKTASGDHLHISLCFNPSHLEFVNTVALGRTRCKQDNREDRSRQDVMTILIHGDAAFAGEGIVQETLNLSELKGYRTGGTLHVVVNNQVGFTTEPDEGRSTTYATDVAKMLQIPIFHVNGEDPEAVAQVVSLAMDFRKEFHRDVVIDLYAYRRWGHNEGDEPRFTQPQMYAEIDRRPGVRQQYLNRLLKLGKITEEEADEISRDRTEKLESEFEASKNESFTPDTQTLAANWKEYFGGPEPSDEVDTTMPVERLSELLDTLTRLPEGFSPHKKLKRPMQQRREMASGDRPLDWAAAEAAAFASLLDAGHPIRLTGQDCERGTFSHRHAVLHDMRDGSEYCPLKNLREGQARLELFNSPLSEAGVLGFEYGYSLDCPSGLCLWEAQFGDFWNAAQVIVDQFIASAEDKWNRLSGLVMLLPHGFEGQGPEHCSARVERFLAMAAEDNIQICQPTTPAQYFHLLRRQVIRKWRKPLIALTPKSLLRHPEVTSPLKVVAEGSFRKILPDRKVPLEGAKRLLLCTGKVYYDLLQERTEKEIEGVPIMRLEQLYPLSPEEIFAAFDGLAEGTEIRWVQEEPENMGAWPYLKLKIGDELNKRFQFTKATRAESASPSTGSMAAHKLEQIDLIQAAFEGVTN, from the coding sequence ATGAATAGTTATTCGTTGGATTACATCGACGATTTGTACGTGCAATATGTACGTGATCCGTCGAGCGTTTCGGAAACTTGGCGTCAGTACTTCGAGCAATTCCTAGTGGGAGCCGGTGCGCGAATCACGCCACCGGCATCGACTGCTTCGAGCGGTGATTCCCCCAGCAATGGCTCCTCCGCCGGGGCACGGACCGTGGTCAGTCCCGCCTTTGCCAACGGCCAGCCGGGAAGTTCCGCGGACGTGTCGGACCGCACGGGATCGACCGGTGACCAGAACGTCGATCAAGCGTTGTGGTTGGCCCGGATCCAAGATCGTGTGGACCAGTTGGTTCGCGAATACCGAGTGCGTGGGCACTTGGTGGCAACGCTGGATCCGTTGGGTTTGTTCGAGCACACTTGCCCGGAGCTTTCGCCGCGTAGCCACGGGTTGAGCGATCAAGACCTTGCTCGTCCCTTTGACAGCAGCATTCTCGAAAACGTATCGGGCAGCACGCTCGACATCATTCTGAAGAAGCTGCAGTCGACCTATTGCCGAAGCATCGGTGCGCAGTTCATGCACATCGACAATCGCAACATTCGTGATTGGTTGCAGCGTCGGATGGAAACGACCGAGAACCGCTTGGATCTGTCGCACGAAGTTCAACGACGGATCTACACCCGGCTCGCCGATGCAACGATTTTCGAAGAGTTCGTGCGACGCAAGTTCGTTGGTGCAAAAACCTTCTCGCTCGAAGGCGCGGAAAGTTTGATCCCGTTGATTGACTTGGCTCTCGAAAAAGCCGGTCAGCATCAGGTCAAAGAAGTTGTCATGGCGATGGCCCACCGTGGTCGTTTGAACGTGATGGCAAACATCCTGAAAAAACGGGCGATGAACATTTTCTGGTCGTTCGATGACCCCACGCCGGAGCTGAGTCGTGGTGGCGGGGACGTGCGGTATCACTTGGGATACAGCAGCGATTGGAAGACCGCCTCCGGTGACCATCTGCATATTTCTTTGTGCTTCAACCCGAGCCACTTGGAATTCGTCAACACGGTGGCTTTGGGGCGGACACGCTGCAAACAAGACAATCGCGAAGATCGCAGTCGACAAGACGTGATGACGATCTTGATTCACGGCGATGCGGCGTTCGCGGGCGAAGGGATTGTTCAGGAAACGTTGAATCTCAGTGAGCTGAAAGGTTATCGCACGGGCGGTACGCTGCACGTTGTCGTCAACAACCAGGTTGGGTTCACGACCGAACCGGATGAAGGACGCAGCACAACCTACGCCACCGACGTGGCCAAGATGCTTCAAATTCCGATTTTCCATGTCAACGGTGAAGACCCGGAAGCGGTCGCCCAAGTCGTTTCCTTGGCGATGGATTTCCGTAAAGAGTTCCACCGCGACGTGGTGATCGATTTGTATGCCTATCGTCGCTGGGGTCACAACGAGGGCGACGAGCCTCGGTTCACGCAGCCGCAGATGTATGCGGAAATTGACCGACGTCCAGGAGTTCGCCAGCAGTACCTAAACCGTTTGTTGAAGCTCGGCAAAATCACGGAAGAAGAGGCGGATGAAATCAGCCGCGATCGCACCGAAAAGCTGGAAAGTGAGTTTGAGGCGAGCAAGAACGAATCCTTCACGCCTGACACCCAAACGCTGGCTGCGAATTGGAAAGAATACTTTGGTGGTCCGGAGCCTTCGGATGAGGTCGACACCACCATGCCGGTGGAGCGTCTCAGCGAATTGCTGGACACGCTGACTCGATTGCCTGAAGGGTTCTCGCCTCACAAAAAACTGAAACGCCCGATGCAGCAGCGCCGAGAAATGGCCTCGGGTGATCGTCCTTTGGATTGGGCTGCTGCGGAAGCCGCTGCATTCGCTTCTTTGCTTGACGCCGGGCATCCGATTCGGTTGACGGGTCAGGACTGTGAACGGGGGACGTTTAGTCACCGTCACGCTGTGCTGCACGACATGCGAGATGGAAGCGAATACTGTCCGCTCAAGAATTTGCGGGAGGGTCAGGCTCGGTTGGAGTTGTTCAACAGCCCGCTGAGTGAGGCCGGTGTGCTCGGGTTTGAGTACGGGTATTCGCTAGATTGCCCAAGTGGTTTGTGCTTGTGGGAAGCTCAGTTCGGTGACTTCTGGAACGCTGCCCAAGTGATCGTTGACCAGTTCATCGCCAGCGCGGAAGACAAGTGGAACCGCTTGTCGGGTTTGGTGATGTTGCTGCCGCACGGTTTCGAAGGGCAGGGGCCCGAACACTGCAGTGCTCGCGTCGAACGATTCCTCGCCATGGCCGCGGAAGACAACATTCAGATCTGCCAGCCCACCACGCCGGCGCAGTATTTTCACTTGTTGCGACGCCAAGTGATTCGCAAATGGCGGAAGCCTCTGATCGCGTTGACGCCCAAGAGTTTGCTGCGGCATCCGGAAGTCACCAGTCCGCTGAAAGTGGTGGCCGAAGGGAGTTTCCGGAAGATTCTGCCAGACCGTAAAGTGCCATTGGAAGGTGCCAAGCGGTTGCTGCTGTGCACCGGCAAGGTCTACTACGACTTGCTACAAGAGCGGACGGAAAAGGAAATCGAGGGCGTGCCGATCATGCGGTTGGAGCAGCTTTACCCGCTGTCCCCGGAAGAAATCTTCGCCGCGTTTGATGGACTGGCCGAAGGCACCGAGATCCGCTGGGTGCAGGAAGAGCCGGAGAACATGGGTGCGTGGCCGTACTTGAAGCTCAAGATTGGCGACGAGTTGAACAAGCGATTCCAGTTCACAAAGGCGACTCGAGCCGAATCGGCTAGCCCCAGCACCGGATCGATGGCGGCTCACAAGTTGGAGCAAATTGATTTGATCCAGGCGGCCTTCGAAGGCGTCACCAACTAA
- the thpR gene encoding RNA 2',3'-cyclic phosphodiesterase has product MKTIRTFVAIPLPSDIARTASRWMAETKTPGDGIKWVPEENLHLTLKFLGEVDNVETPAVCNTVEDACEELDPFPLALGGASGIPVIDRPRVLTIDVDDPTSSLVQLVADLEKRFAALGYKPESRDYRPHLTVGRTRSGTRRANSAVVDRWRRFADDEVGEMTVNELHVVGSFLEKHGPSYNVLGRVQL; this is encoded by the coding sequence ATGAAAACCATTCGCACTTTTGTGGCCATCCCGCTGCCTTCAGATATCGCTCGTACAGCATCGCGTTGGATGGCGGAAACCAAAACCCCCGGAGATGGGATCAAATGGGTCCCCGAAGAGAATCTTCATCTCACGTTGAAGTTTCTCGGCGAAGTCGACAACGTCGAAACCCCCGCCGTTTGCAACACGGTCGAAGATGCTTGTGAAGAATTGGATCCGTTTCCGTTGGCACTGGGCGGAGCATCAGGAATACCGGTGATTGATCGTCCGCGAGTGTTGACCATCGACGTGGATGATCCGACGTCATCGCTTGTTCAACTGGTTGCGGATTTGGAAAAGCGTTTTGCTGCCTTGGGGTACAAACCAGAATCGCGTGACTATCGACCTCACTTGACGGTCGGTCGCACCCGCAGTGGAACTCGGCGAGCCAATTCGGCGGTTGTGGACCGCTGGCGGCGATTCGCAGACGACGAGGTTGGCGAAATGACGGTCAATGAGCTGCATGTTGTGGGAAGCTTTCTCGAAAAGCATGGCCCCAGCTACAACGTCCTTGGGCGTGTGCAGCTATGA